Genomic DNA from Candidatus Hydrogenedens sp.:
CTTTTCCGTTTTGTTTACAACAATCATTGTATTTTTCCCTTGCTGAATTTTGCCCTCGGACAAGATGGATAACGATATATTATATTTTTTACTTTCAGCAATCAGGTCCTCCAGAGCTATTGCAGTAGGCGTCTTATCTTTCAGTTGCTTTGAGATGTGAAAGTTCCATTCTTCCGCGTGCAGGATAGCGGTACATAATGGGGTAAAGCACACAAAGAAGATAGGAAGAGTTCTCATATCATTATCCTTATTTTTTGAAAAAAATGATTATTACATCCTTGTTCATTGTAGGATTAAAGGTTGATTTTTGAAAATCTCCGTAAACAGAGAGAACAGACAAGCCAACTTCATCGGCATAATTTACCAATTCCGATGAGGAGAGTTTTAATAATATATTGGATTCGTTTGATGTTTCATATTTCCCTTGAACTTGTGTAAAATAATTAATAGCAAGAAAAATCACATCCTTATCTGGTATGAGTGTTTTAATGACAGTAACTTTTTTGCCATTTATTTCTTTTTGCACATATTTTGTTTGCATTTCTTTCATATCGGAATGCTCATAATTAAGGATTTGCAGGATAAAAGTACCACGGGGAGATAATAGGTTTTTGATTTGGGCAAAGAAATCAGAAAGAAGATTTCGGTTAGGTAACAGGCATAGCGAATTGCCAAGACATAGGATAACATCCCAGTAACCGATAAGAGGTAATTTAACAATATCACCTACGATATAACGGATATTGGCTGACTGCTTTTGTCTTTTTGCATACCTTAACATATCTGGACTAACATCTACCCCGATAACAGATGCTTCTTGTTCTGCGAAAAATCGTGAATGAACACCCGAACCACAGGCAAGGTCTAATACTTGTGCAGGCTGTTTATATTGTTTCAATATCTCCAACAACAAGGGTCCTTCCCGTGATAATCGAGCCTTTTCATCAAACAACAGCGAGTAAAACTCTGCAATACTATTGAAACCCATGCAAAGGCACCTTTTAGATTTGTAAAAAATCATAAATAATTAATTTGAATATTCCTATACCTATTGTATCAAAAAAATCATGTAGAGATATAGGAAAAAAACAGTTCTTTTATAAATGACATTAGGACGGTATTTTGCTATTTATCTGTATCATTTTTAGGTAATGAAATTAAATTGTGTGTAGGTGGTAAGGAAGTTTGTCTTTTGATATTAACGGATTGTGCCTGTTCTATTTCCTGTCCTATTAATTGTGCAAGTTTTGCCATGGTTTGATAAAGGAATTGAACCTCTGACTTTAAGTTTTCAGCTGTTGATGAACTTTCCTCTGCAACGCCAGCATTTTGCTGTGTCCCTTTATCTATCTCTGTTATTGCTTTGGTGACCTGAGCAATTCCATTAGATGCCGATGCAGAGGTATTTGTTATTTCTTCCATTATATTTGAAGCCTCAATAACCCCTTCTACCATTTTTTTGAAATTTTCAGATGCATTATTTGTAATAGCGGAACCTTGCTTCACTTTATCCACAGTCTGTCCAATAAGCGATGCTGTTAAACGAGCGGCTTCTGCGGCTTTCATTGCTAAATGCCGAACCTCATCCGCTACTACTGCAAAACCTGCACCTGCTTCACCAGCTCTTGCTGCTTCAACAGCCGCATTTAAAGCCAAAAGGTTTGTTTGGAAAGCAATTTCATCAATTGTTTTTATCACCTTGGATGTCTCGAAACTGGCATTTTCAACTTCCTTCATGTATGTGCTCAAACTCTGGATAGACTCTTCAACTTTTTTAATCTCTACTAATTCTTTCTGGATTATTTGATTGGCTTTGGAAGAGCTATCAGCACTCTTCTTCCCGATGGAGGAAAGTTCCTCAAGCGTAGAAGTTATCTCTTCAATAGATGCAGCTTGTTCGGATGTAGATTCTGCAAGAATTTGATTTCCTCCTGTTAACTCCTGAACACCGGATAAAACAGATGAGGCAGATTCCCGAATACTATCTGTAATTTCAGATATATTTTTTGTTACTTTTCGGATAACATATAAAATTATTAGAGCAGAAATAAGAATGATACTTGTGCTTATTATAATGTTATTTCTCGTGTTTCCTGTGAGCTTTAAAACACTCTCTTTGCCCAACTGTACAGGAGCCGATTCAATTTTCGTTAAAATATCACGCCCTAAGAGGTTTAATGATGATATTTTTTCGTCCAGAGTTTCTAAATTTTTAATATATTTGACAGTAAGGTCATTCATTAATAATCCTGCTTTCTTGGCATTCACGGGGAGTTGGGCAAAATCGGTATTTTTCAACCTTTCTATATCCCTATCTACATTTTCAAACAAAACTTTGAAAAAATTTATAATTTCTTCTTTCGCGGTAGTATCGTAAGATAATCGTTCGAAAATATTTAGTAATTTATAATTGGTTGTTGTGTTTATTAAAGCCCCAACAATTACCAATTTTTCTAATGTGGTTACTTTGCCTTCTTCTGATGGGTCTACAAGTCTTTTTACCACTTCATTAATATAGGTATCCGACTGTAAAATATTTTCTTCAGCCTTTTTTCTAACATCAGCCTTTAACTGCAAGTTTTCAGACCGTATCTTTTCAATCTCTGTGCAAAGTTGCAATATATTTTCAATGTCTTTTTTGTATGGGAGAAAAATGTTATTTTTTAATATAAACTCCTTTTTATTCTCTATTTCTGAAATTGGAGTTCGATTAGATATAAAACTGTCAATTAATGTCCAAAACTCACTAAATTGGCGACTTGCATCTGCAGATGTATTTATATTTTGAGAAAGGGAGTTTCCTAAATTCCT
This window encodes:
- a CDS encoding class I SAM-dependent methyltransferase, translated to MGFNSIAEFYSLLFDEKARLSREGPLLLEILKQYKQPAQVLDLACGSGVHSRFFAEQEASVIGVDVSPDMLRYAKRQKQSANIRYIVGDIVKLPLIGYWDVILCLGNSLCLLPNRNLLSDFFAQIKNLLSPRGTFILQILNYEHSDMKEMQTKYVQKEINGKKVTVIKTLIPDKDVIFLAINYFTQVQGKYETSNESNILLKLSSSELVNYADEVGLSVLSVYGDFQKSTFNPTMNKDVIIIFFKK
- a CDS encoding methyl-accepting chemotaxis protein, whose amino-acid sequence is MKKSMLFKGFQGKLLFAIILTYILLIIIQGILFVYGRNLGNSLSQNINTSADASRQFSEFWTLIDSFISNRTPISEIENKKEFILKNNIFLPYKKDIENILQLCTEIEKIRSENLQLKADVRKKAEENILQSDTYINEVVKRLVDPSEEGKVTTLEKLVIVGALINTTTNYKLLNIFERLSYDTTAKEEIINFFKVLFENVDRDIERLKNTDFAQLPVNAKKAGLLMNDLTVKYIKNLETLDEKISSLNLLGRDILTKIESAPVQLGKESVLKLTGNTRNNIIISTSIILISALIILYVIRKVTKNISEITDSIRESASSVLSGVQELTGGNQILAESTSEQAASIEEITSTLEELSSIGKKSADSSSKANQIIQKELVEIKKVEESIQSLSTYMKEVENASFETSKVIKTIDEIAFQTNLLALNAAVEAARAGEAGAGFAVVADEVRHLAMKAAEAARLTASLIGQTVDKVKQGSAITNNASENFKKMVEGVIEASNIMEEITNTSASASNGIAQVTKAITEIDKGTQQNAGVAEESSSTAENLKSEVQFLYQTMAKLAQLIGQEIEQAQSVNIKRQTSLPPTHNLISLPKNDTDK